From the Leishmania donovani BPK282A1 complete genome, chromosome 30 genome, one window contains:
- a CDS encoding CAS/CSE/importin domain protein, putative, with translation MQPINPNDRNTQARFVEIACRAASPDPTVRTPAERELLAYLDAVDQQSGLPQLLLELTHGETPHDTFFAISFKNMVKKCWDPSTSEHCIQECDKVAVRATIIESMLRSSGAVQRNLAEAIALIAQVDFPTAWTDALSLIVKVLTSGNDVAQLRAALSTSHSVLRKYRHQGELTEALVHELRAIYSLLCPALVRSMESLLLTTETQGANVTEVYKGITDAVECLRDITSLDLGDEFIERIGPIVSMYNQCLSRVSAPPALYGVQASAMIDMNSAVIACMTHWLNSFDEDFENFAPQFIEVVIGMLANQLSSDPSMDDLVVCSLELVSSACRGTTRSHLNTREKLQYILQFILLPNLALREDDLETYTSDPDEYIKKNIEGSNFHTRRRAAVELVRSLLLYLPEVARPLLAEVTTALLQTAHGDWRAKDTAIYLAFVLVVDGQLVNTQRGVTAQQLSEIIPVAQILDGHVFPEIRCDLSAQSPGIVKADCMLVVAAFRHLIASTAYEFLVPALTRHIAVGDAVVMTYAAHTLKCFLSITEASAAAAIEAVFAGNALSILEGLCVRIQQAEAPNPYLMQYLMSVCFRFPKLVAPFVTQVMASLHTPLYRAVRNPSNALYSQCMFEVISKCVALQPGARGEFEGMLWPNFAHVLRENVAEYVPYVLQVFAQLVRTYQSSDAAQRWAENPAENYQALVCPLTQPQMYEMRTQIPAPVCLLCAFVEVYPGYMHRNGMTNPALNVFNILVRLKNYDNEGLNILTSMLLAYPADVMDMYMDTVFKVLMDRLQSSSTPKYVRILILFLSVVVVQRRDADYLVNRLNSIEGGLFMRVLGNVWLPRVQKITGDVERKICVVALARLLCESTALQSDTAAWVTSASSCLRMLHDGVEPDDHISFTPAAGAAQNPESLLGSAIGSDEFTSSFHPLREAMQRPRDVCSHVPDAQAFFQAELSSFLKGRGAHLSASLKQWLGPHTPAWLS, from the coding sequence ATGCAGCCAATCAACCCAAATGACCGGAACACCCAAGCGCGGTTCGTCGAGATAGCTTGCAGGGCAGCCTCGCCGGACCcgacggtgcgcacgccggcggagagagagcttCTAGCTTACCTGGATGCCGTGGACCAACAAAGCGGGCTGCCGCAGCTACTGCTGGAGCTCACCCATGGCGAGACTCCTCACGACACCTTCTTCGCCATTAGCTTTAAAAACATGGTGAAGAAGTGCTGGGATCCCTCCACGTCAGAGCACTGCATCCAGGAGTGCGATAAGGTCGCTGTGCGCGCCACGATTATCGAGAGCATGCTTCGCTCATcgggtgcggtgcagcggaaCTTGGCTGAAGCAATCGCCCTCATCGCCCAGGTTGATTTCCCCACTGCATGGACCGACGCTTTGTCCCTGATCGTAAAAGTGCTCACTTCCGGAAATGATGTTGCCCAactgcgtgctgcgctgtcCACGTCTCACAGTGTATTGCGGAAGTACCGCCATCAGGGCGAGTTGACAGAGGCGCTTGTGCACGAGCTGCGTGCCATCTATAGCTTGCTGTGCCCCGCGCTGGTTCGCAGCATGGAGTCGCTGCTCTTGACAACGGAGACGCAGGGTGCCAATGTGACCGAGGTGTACAAAGGCATCACCGATGCCGTGGAATGCCTGCGCGATATTACCTCACTCGACCTCGGTGACGAGTTCATCGAGCGCATCGGCCCCATCGTAAGCATGTACAATCAATGCCTCAGCAGGGTAAGCGCGCCGCCAGCCTTGTATGGAGTTCAGGCAAGTGCCATGATCGACATGAACTCGGCCGTGATAGCGTGCATGACGCACTGGCTAAACTCGTTTGACGAGGACTTTGAGAATTTTGCGCCGCAGTTCATCGAAGTCGTGATTGGGATGCTGGCGAATCAACTGAGCAGCGACCCTTCCATGGACGATTTGGTGGTTTGCTCTCTCGAGTTGgtcagcagcgcgtgccggGGCACCACCCGCTCCCACCTGaacacgagagagaagcTGCAATATATACTGCAGttcatcctcctccccaaTCTTGCACTTCGCGAGGATGATCTGGAGACCTACACGAGTGACCCGGACGAGTACATTAAAAAGAACATTGAGGGTTCCAACTTTCacactcgccgccgcgccgccgtagAGCTGGTGCGCTCCCTGCTTCTATATCTTCCGGAAGTCGCGCGGCCGCTCCTCGCCGAGGTGACCACTGCACTCCTCCAAACTGCACACGGAGACTGGAGGGCCAAAGACACTGCCATCTACCTAGCATTTGTGCTAGTGGTGGATGGGCAGCTGGTGAACACACAGCGCGGTGTgacagcgcagcagctcagcgAAATTATTCCTGTTGCTCAGATCCTTGACGGCCACGTTTTCCCGGAGATCAGGTGTGATTTGTCAGCGCAGAGCCCTGGCATCGTCAAGGCGGACTGCATGCTCGTCGTTGCAGCCTTCCGTCACCtcatcgcctccaccgcaTACGAGTTCCTAGTGCCGGCTCTGACTCGCCACATCGCGGTTGGGGACGCCGTGGTTATGACATATGCGGCCCACACCCTCAAGTGCTTTCTTTCCATCACCGAAGcgtcggccgccgctgccattgAGGCGGTCTTTGCGGGAAACGCCCTCAGCATTCTGGAAGGCCTCTGCGTGCGCATTCAACAGGCAGAGGCGCCGAATCCGTATCTGATGCAGTACCTCATGAGTGTATGCTTCCGCTTTCCGAAACTTGTCGCCCCCTTCGTGACACAGGTGATGGCTTCTCTCCACACGCCGCTGTACAGAGCCGTTCGTAACCCTTCCAACGCGCTGTACAGTCAGTGCATGTTCGAGGTCATCTCGAagtgcgtggcgctgcagccgggAGCAAGGGGTGAGTTCGAGGGGATGCTGTGGCCCAACTTTGCACACGTGCTACGTGAGAACGTTGCTGAGTACGTGCCATATGTTCTCCAAGTATTTGCCCAACTCGTGCGCACGTACCAGTCcagcgatgctgcgcagcggtgggCCGAAAACCCTGCTGAGAACTACCAAGCCCTCGTCTGCCCGCTTACTCAACCGCAGATGTACGAAATGCGTACACAGATACCTGCTCCAGTGTGCTTGCTCTGCGCGTTTGTCGAGGTCTACCCGGGATACATGCATCGGAACGGGATGACCAATCCAGCTCTGAACGTCTTCAACATATTGGTGCGTCTCAAGAATTACGATAACGAGGGCTTGAACATTCTCACATCTATGCTGCTTGCGTACCCTGCGGATGTCATGGATATGTACATGGACACTGTATTCAAGGTTCTGATGGATCGATTGCAGAGTTCCTCTACACCGAAGTATGTGCGCATCCTGATCCTATTCTTGTCGgttgtggtggtgcagcgccggGACGCTGACTACCTGGTCAATCGCCTCAACAGCATCGAGGGCGGCTTGTTCATGAGGGTTCTCGGCAACGTATGGCTGCCTCGCGTGCAAAAGATCACCGGCGATGTGGAGCGAAAGATatgcgtggtggcgctggccaGGCTTCTTTGCGAGTCCACAGCGCTGCAGTCCGACACGGCAGCGTGGGTGACGAGTGCTTCCAGCTGCCTCAGAATGCTGCACGATGGCGTGGAGCCGGACGACCACATCAGCTTCACGCccgctgcgggtgcggcgcagAATCCAGAGTCGCTGCTTGGCAGTGCCATCGGATCAGATGAGTTCACCAGCTCGTTCCACCCTCTACGAGAGGCGATGCAAAGGCCGCGTGACGTCTGCAGCCACGTCCCCGACGCCCAAGCGTTCTTTCAAGCTGAGTTGTCAAGCTTTCTCAAGggccgcggcgcacaccTCTCCGCCTCACTCAAGCAGTGGCTTGGCCCGCATACTCCTGCTTGGCTTTCGTAA